The Streptomyces sp. NBC_01197 genome window below encodes:
- a CDS encoding phosphoribosyltransferase: MSDVRENLTYDGFGHAVRELAQTIADDGYEPDIVLSIARGGVFVAGGLAYALDCKNIHLVNVEFYTGVGTTLEMPVMLAPVPNAIDFSAKKVLITDDVADTGKTLKLVHDFCVGAVAEVRSAVIYEKSQSLVKCEYVWKRTDEWINFPWSVEPPVVRREGQVLDA; encoded by the coding sequence ATGAGTGACGTACGCGAGAACCTGACATATGACGGTTTCGGGCACGCGGTGCGCGAGCTCGCGCAGACCATCGCCGACGACGGCTATGAGCCGGACATCGTGCTCAGCATCGCGCGCGGCGGAGTATTCGTGGCCGGTGGGCTCGCCTATGCCCTGGACTGTAAGAACATTCATCTGGTGAACGTGGAGTTCTACACCGGTGTAGGGACCACGTTGGAGATGCCGGTCATGCTGGCGCCCGTCCCCAACGCAATCGACTTCTCGGCCAAAAAGGTACTCATCACCGATGATGTCGCCGACACAGGGAAGACCCTCAAACTGGTCCACGACTTCTGTGTTGGTGCCGTCGCCGAGGTGCGCAGCGCCGTGATCTACGAGAAGTCGCAGTCGCTGGTGAAATGCGAGTACGTGTGGAAGCGCACCGACGAGTGGATCAACTTCCCGTGGAGCGTCGAGCCGCCCGTCGTGCGGCGCGAGGGCCAGGTGCTCGACGCCTGA
- the dcd gene encoding dCTP deaminase, translated as MLLSDKDIRAEIDAGRVRIDPYDEYMVQPSSIDVRLDRYFRVFENHRYPHIDPAVEQADLTRKVEPEGDEAFILHPGEFVLASTYEVVTLPDDLASRLEGKSSLGRLGLVTHSTAGFIDPGFSGHVTLELSNVATLPMKLWPGMKIGQLCMFRLASPAEHPYGSERYGSRYQGQRGPTASRSFLNFHRTQV; from the coding sequence GTGCTTCTCTCAGACAAGGACATCCGGGCCGAGATCGACGCCGGGCGCGTGCGCATCGATCCGTACGACGAATACATGGTGCAGCCCTCCAGCATCGACGTGCGGCTCGACCGCTACTTCCGGGTGTTCGAGAACCACCGGTATCCGCACATCGACCCCGCGGTCGAGCAGGCGGATCTGACGCGCAAGGTCGAGCCGGAGGGGGACGAGGCGTTCATCCTGCACCCCGGTGAGTTCGTGCTCGCCTCCACCTATGAGGTCGTCACGCTGCCCGACGATCTCGCATCCCGTCTCGAAGGCAAGTCGAGCCTCGGGCGGCTCGGGCTCGTCACGCATTCCACCGCCGGGTTCATCGACCCGGGTTTCTCGGGGCACGTCACGCTTGAGCTGTCGAACGTGGCGACGCTCCCCATGAAGCTCTGGCCCGGGATGAAGATCGGGCAGCTCTGCATGTTCCGGCTCGCCTCGCCGGCCGAGCACCCGTACGGCAGTGAGCGGTACGGGTCGCGTTACCAGGGCCAGCGCGGGCCGACCGCCTCGCGGTCCTTCCTCAATTTCCATCGGACCCAGGTGTGA
- a CDS encoding IS256 family transposase translates to MTSDNVTEADPAEPSEAVPSKPVDDRLIDELVGRAQAEGLQLTGEGGLLQQLTKRLLESALEGEITDHLGYDKHDPAGKNGGNSRNGTRSKTVLTDVGPVEITVPRDREGSFEPKIVKKRQKRLSGVDEMVISLAAKGLTTGEVQAHLAEVYGADVSRQTISTITDKVLEGMAEWQNRPLDAVYPVVFIDAIHVKIRDGAVANRPIYVALAVTTEGRRDILGLWAGDGGEGAKHWMHILTEIKNRGVNDVLMLVCDGLKGLPDAVETVWPQTVVQTCVVHLLRNSFRYAARQDWDKIAKLLKPVYTASTEDAALERFAEFADAWGKKYPAIVRLWENAWEEFTPFLRFDTEIRRIVCTTNAIESVNARIRRAVKARGHFPNEQAALKCVYMAIMSLDPTGKGQARWTMRWKTALNAFDITFDGRLSAARQ, encoded by the coding sequence ATGACCAGCGACAACGTGACCGAGGCCGATCCTGCCGAGCCGTCTGAGGCGGTTCCGTCGAAGCCTGTGGACGACCGGTTGATTGACGAGCTGGTGGGCCGGGCTCAGGCCGAGGGCCTTCAGCTGACCGGCGAGGGCGGGCTGCTCCAGCAGCTGACCAAGCGGCTCCTGGAGTCGGCTCTCGAGGGCGAGATCACCGACCACCTCGGCTATGACAAACACGATCCCGCCGGGAAGAACGGTGGCAACTCCCGCAACGGCACCCGATCCAAGACCGTGCTGACGGATGTCGGCCCGGTGGAGATAACTGTGCCCCGCGACCGTGAGGGTTCCTTCGAGCCGAAGATCGTCAAGAAGCGGCAGAAGCGTCTGTCCGGCGTGGACGAGATGGTCATCTCGCTCGCGGCGAAGGGCCTGACCACCGGCGAGGTCCAGGCCCACCTTGCCGAGGTCTACGGCGCCGACGTGTCCCGTCAGACGATCTCCACGATCACCGACAAGGTTCTCGAGGGCATGGCCGAATGGCAGAACCGGCCGCTCGACGCCGTCTACCCGGTGGTCTTCATCGACGCCATCCACGTGAAGATCCGCGACGGCGCGGTCGCCAACCGGCCCATCTACGTGGCCTTGGCGGTCACGACCGAGGGTCGGCGCGACATTCTCGGGCTGTGGGCCGGCGACGGCGGCGAGGGCGCCAAGCACTGGATGCACATCCTCACCGAGATCAAGAACCGCGGCGTGAACGACGTCCTTATGCTCGTCTGCGACGGACTCAAGGGCCTGCCCGACGCGGTCGAGACCGTCTGGCCGCAGACGGTCGTGCAGACCTGTGTGGTCCACCTGCTGCGGAACTCCTTCCGCTATGCCGCCCGCCAGGACTGGGACAAGATCGCGAAACTCCTCAAGCCCGTCTACACCGCGTCGACCGAAGACGCCGCACTCGAGCGGTTCGCGGAGTTCGCCGACGCGTGGGGCAAGAAGTATCCGGCGATCGTGCGGCTCTGGGAGAACGCGTGGGAGGAGTTCACTCCCTTCCTCCGCTTCGACACCGAAATCCGCCGCATCGTCTGCACGACGAACGCGATCGAGTCCGTGAACGCGCGGATCCGACGGGCGGTGAAAGCCCGCGGCCACTTCCCCAACGAGCAGGCCGCACTGAAATGCGTCTACATGGCAATCATGTCGCTCGACCCGACCGGCAAGGGCCAAGCCCGCTGGACCATGCGCTGGAAGACAGCCTTGAACGCCTTCGACATCACCTTCGACGGCCGACTCTCCGCAGCCCGCCAGTAA